The segment ATCGGATTTTCGAAGATTcagaatgttatttttgtgcTCTTTTGAGAGAAGAGTCAGAAGGAGAGGGAATGGATCTGGACCGTTGGATCTTGATCGTGATGGAAGATCTGAGTTGGGCGGGCGCGTGGTTTTCGGTTTTTGGTTAAATTGTGATgataccccccccccccccccccaaattaTTAATACGCCGCCGTTTGGTAGCTTTCGAATAGCAGGCCTTGGGCCGGTCATTTAACTTCACGGATCCAACCCAACATAATTGACGGAAATGTTTTTTATATGTAACTAACTTATGTGTTACGAATCAACTTGTGTGTTGCGAGCTTGATATCTACTGACGTAACTTTTGTATCAAAGCATAAAAAAACTAGAGATAATTTTAACTTAGCATTTTGATCAGTTTGTCAAATGTTCATAGTTTATACCGTTCAGCAACACTTGCGTTTCAACTTTTAAACTTAGCCCCATATCTATGATCACTGCATGACCCGTTTGGTGCCAAATTTTCATCGCCTGTCACTTTGATGATCAGGATCTACTTAGTAATTAACAAGCCAAATAATGACACTTTAATACCACCAAACACAAGTATATAAATCAAACATAAAAGCATGTggacataatatatatattgttattgaTCTCACAAAATCACATGAATATCACACCACACCAGTATCATTACATCATCTGTATTggaataatgaaataatataaaCTAATCCTGGGAGACAAGACAGGGTATCGGTTTGTGGCTCTTGTGaccagtgccgtgcgaaggtttTTGGAGACCCGAGGcgagttaaatttttttttacatgatatcttttttgaaaatagttctatttaaatttgaattatataattttttttttttgaaaaaaacatataaacataacactaaaaaaatttgatttattacctaaacattttctaaattttctgcACCAgacttttataaactaaaaaataaaataatgatcaAAAGTAGGAATTtgtaatataaaaacaaaaatacaaatttggAATTGAAATGTTGATCGCTGTTAAAAAGCTAAATCTTAgcgtttaaattaaatacaataaactgtatattcaaaatattataatttgtgaatcaaattctataaatattttaaataaatctaaCTCATAACATATACAAAGATAAAATATGTACAGTTAATTATAAGTagaatctttatagttttacataaaagtaaaattgatcataaattagtttttttttaaaacagaagtcgaatttaaaatcaaatagaaataaaaatctaactaaaaGAATACATTAACTaccatgtaatttttttttttgtaattaagggctcttaaaattttacaaaatttgggGGCCATAGGCAAATGTCTTTTTCATTAAACTGTAAGCACGGCTCTGCTTGTGACTTTTGGTTACTTCTACTTCTGCGCACGTAGAAGGTGGCGATTAAGATCTTCAAAGTTCGATTCGATCCCTTCACTAGTATATTGGAATAAAAAGTAAATTGAAAAAGGAGAATCCTCCAAGCAACTCCAAGTTGACGCAAAGGTGAAAAGTGTGGCGACTGACAAACTGGTAAGATATCATATATTGGACTTTATTTTGTCTTCGGTGttaaggaaataataataatcaaccAAGGAATAAAAGCGTAGACAAGAATATTCCTACAATGATCCAACGTAGCATCTGCATGGAGCATTCGTCACTCAACCCCATCCACCAATCATCCCCTGTGGACAGGTCCACAACTACACTTTCTCACATCCACTAAGAGTTTTGTCTTCTCGAAATACATGATcaactttccttttttaaatGGATACGAAGAGTGTCTCAATTGACATTAAAGGAAAGTTAATAATCAACatctctttttagtttttagagtTAACAAAAAGAAAGTTTAATCAATCATATAATCCCAGATTTGTTTTGAATGTAGATTGCATTGCAATTATTACGCGTTATGTTATGTGACTGTTTCATTAAACTATACCTTACCCGCTCTGtagcaaaaaataataataggatTATCCAgctttttactaaaaaaaaaggCAAATCCATATTACATCCCACACGACAGACACCGACAAGcattagtaaataaaaatgGAATTTATTTGGACCGCATATGTATATTAGTGGGAGTACTTTGATTTTAAAAAGTGATCACAAATCATAGTACCATTTCAGTGTTGATCCAGTAATCCTAAATGTTTATATGGTTATGAATATTAGATGACAAAGAGacaaatgtatatataataatatctcAAATTTGTCTATACAGAGTCTAATTGATGAGGGTGAGTGATTTTCTTATCCTAATAAGTTACAAAACTACATGCGATCAATAGCAACATCTTTTTGGATAATGTTTTATCAAGAAAAGGAAAACGAATATTCACTTGAAAGATTATATATCCTTTTTTCATTTAATTACCGTACGTAATCCACCGACAAATGAATTGCCCTGTCATAAACACAAACTCGAAGTTTCGGTGCACTCGCTAACACCGGATCTCGCTCCCTCTCCTCCAGCATATTCTCCAATCAACTGTAGGTAACGGAGACTTAACGTGGACTCTTCGCAATACGAATTTGGGATCACGTTAAACGTGTAGCAGACCTTACCCTGACCCCACGGCCGTTAGGAACTCCGTCTATATCTCTCTCTCAGTTAATCCAATAATATGTTAACACGTATACACTTTCGGGTTATAGAGATATTCGTCTCGATTTAATTTCCAAAATTAAAGAGatctttttaaatataataaagcttttttaattaattttactcGTTTCTTTAAGGAGTCTTCAAATAGCAGCGGGAACGCGTATAGTTACAGCTACATTCTCCTTTAGCTTTCCTTCTCTCCATCGGTGCTTCTTGAGTTTGTTCTTCTCGAGATCTGTGCCTCCGTGTTTCTTCTTCGTCCGAAACTTTTGTTCCGGAGGTTTTATCGATTCGCTCAGGTACGGATTCACCGAGCGACTAACGTTTGTCAATTACTGTATATTTATTCAACCTTGTAGATCTGAGTTGAGTTTCGAACTTTCGATTGATTCACTTTGATATACTGAAACTCTATAATGGTAAAACGTTGGCTCGTTTCTCACTAAGTCCATTGCCGAGTTTGTGAACATgattcaagagagagagagagagtgccctgttttttactttttaatataaaaatcgAGAACGGTTTCGTCGGTAGATACATTTAAGGAACCATGAACCACTCCAAAACAAAGTATAAGCGTTTCTTTGGACGTTTCTGTAACTTTTTCTTTATAATATCTTGGTATCTAGGTGTGTCTCTGTGTCAAGGCATTGCGTTTTGTATTCAGTTGtagatatctatattattaaaactgaagtacactttagtaatgtttggaaacatgaatagtactataactgaaaattgtttggaaacgaagatagcagtactacattaattgtatttccatatttcactcatattaattatattgtcttaacaatatttcacatcattaattatattaccataataataatagtgtagattttatttagtagttaatcaatattagttttgtgtcaattataaaatcaaaaaagtaaaataactgagttttgtataaggttaagcgtttgttttaatttgttttactataacattttttttttcaatcagtgaaaaattacgtagccaaaaacataattcaaaaacatgtttagtgaataaaatcataacttaaatcaaaataataaaaatgaattacattcattgtcacttaatttttcactcaatataattgcttactaaataaaaaaaactctttcagtttcacttaatttagcaaaacacataaaaaatatcatttatattagtttataaaatcagttaggcatgaacactaaatatccacttaggtacgagtcgttcctttcgggtatcgttttattttgttttaaaattactcactccttgaatattataaatttatgtgtaggttttgagttgaatccttttgagtctggatgagtttggttctgatgtatatgaccctaaaatatctaaataaccaatgtatttgaaacgggtttggatatttgtaccaaaaataaccatattatctgattcgatccggatcttttgaatacaattagttatattacgacatatctaaaatataaaacactaattatgaaaaacaaatattaatgtataaaaatataagtatagttttattttagtaatttcattaattatattactttaacaatatatcacatcattaattatatttaccgtaaaagtaataatgtagatttttatttattagttaatcaatattaactttgtgcaattataaaaaaaaaataaaaatgtaagataaccgagttttgcatatggttaatagtttggtttaatatgttttactaaaactttcttttgtcttagttccaattggtgaaaaattacatagcaaaacacataattcaaaggcatagtttatatgaacaagataataatttaaatcaaaataattaaaaagtattacatttattatcacttaatgtttcacttcatataactattttattaaataaaaaattctttctatttttcttatttttgccaaatatatagaaagagtttcctttttaatctatttgcaaaatcagttaagtatggacattcggatactcattgaggtacaagttgtttctttcgggattaatttttttggatttttaaattaggcgccacttggatattataaatttatgtatgatgcttgagttggatcctctcgggtctgaatgattttgattttgatgtgtagaaatataaaaatatttaattaaccaatgtatctgaaaagagtgtatatttgtaccaaaaataatcttattacccgattcaatccaaatattttgaatacaattagttatacgacgacacatcttaaatatataacactaatgataaaataacaaataatttataaaagtgtctatattattaaaactgaagtacactttagtaatgtttggaaacatgaatagtactataactgaaaattgtttggaaacgaagatagcagtactacattaattgtatttccatatttcactcatattaattatattgtcttaacaatatttcacatcattaattatattaccataataataatagtgtagattttatttagtagttaatcaatattagttttgtgtcaattataaaatcaaaaaagtaaaataactgagttttgtataaggttaagcgtttgttttaatttgttttactataacattttttttttcaatcagtgaaaaattacgtagccaaaaacataattcaaaaacatgtttagtgaataaaatcataacttaaatcaaaataataaaaatgaattacattcattgtcacttaatttttcactcaatataattgcttactaaataaaaaaaactctttcagtttcacttaatttagcaaaacacataaaaaatatcatttatattagtttataaaatcagttaggcatgaacactaaatatccacttaggtacgagtcgttcctttcgggtatcgttttattttgttttaaaattactcactccttgaatattataaatttatgtgtaggttttgagttgaatccttttgagtctggatgagtttggttctgatgtatatgaccctaaaatatctaaataaccaatgtatttgaaacgggtttggatatttgtaccaaaaataaccatattatctgattcgatccggatcttttgaatacaattagttatattacgacatatctaaaatataaaacactaattatgaaaaacaaatattaatgtataaaaatataagtatagttttattttagtaatttcattaattatattactttaacaatatatcacatcattaattatatttaccgtaaaagtaataatgtagatttttatttattagttaatcaatattaactttgtgcaattataaaaaaaaaataaaaatgtaagataaccgagttttgcatatggttaatagtttggtttaatatgttttactaaaactttcttttgtcttagttccaattggtgaaaaattacatagcaaaacacataattcaaaggcatagtttatatgaacaagataataatttaaatcaaaataattaaaaagtattacatttattatcacttaatgtttcacttcatataactattttattaaataaaaaattctttctatttttcttatttttgccaaatatatagaaagagtttcctttttaatctatttgcaaaatcagttaagtatggacattcggatactcattgaggtacaagttgtttctttcgggattaatttttttggatttttaaattaggcgccacttggatattataaatttatgtatgatgcttgagttggatcctctcgggtctgaatgattttgattttgatgtgtagaaatataaaaatatttaattaaccaatgtatctgaaaagagtgtatatttgtaccaaaaataatcttattacccgattcaatccaaatattttgaatacaattagttatacgacgacacatcttaaatatataacactaatgataaaataacaaataatttataaaagtgtaaaaattaacacccgcacggacgtgcgggtcaatctctagtctatcttattaaaactgaagtacaaaatgagattgtttggaaacatgtatatgagtttaaaaaataagagtGTTTAGTAATATGGattgtagtcttttaaaaaaatattacttttgtttggaaataaaaatagtagtatttagcaaaaaagtaatgggcttatgttattaagaaaaattgaaagtcctTCATATTATAAGAAATTATCTATTTGGGTCAGTTTTAAAATGAGTCAAatcatttaaactttttttcaaaactaaccataaaacaaaatttaaactttatatacatatttcaaatcaaaataataattcaaaattgatttacatcataaattaattgaaaaatatacatatattcaaaaatgaatttttactaaactctttttcaatgACCATtacttttgtttgaaaacaaggatagtattATTAAGCAAAAatgtaatgggcttatgttattaagaaaaattgaaagtccatcatattataagaaactatctatttgagccagttttaaaatgagtcaatctaattgcctaaaacttttttttctaaactaaccataaaacaaaatttaaactttatatacatatttcaaatcaaaataataattcaaaattgatttatatcataaattgattgaaaaatatacatatattcaaaaatgaatttttactaaactatttttcaataaccattataaaaaatgttgtcaacatatatataagaaaaatacaatacgaagcccaatttgaaataccaattcaaattatggtttttatatttcatattaagttttaaaaatataatatatgtaattatttatatgatggtacatataaaatacgattaattatatgatgacaatatacgatacataataatgactagggatggacTTTCGGTTACCCATacgagtttggttctgatcgatTTGCATTTCAGATttccggggtcaaagatttcagccctattaggatgtttctaaattttggtttgagtgtgATTCAGacctttgcgggtttggttcgagTTTGgatccatttaaattatttttaaaattttaaatcattatatattttaaatttctcaaaatctataaataaaataatatatttcctataaatttaaataacatatgtcagaatacctaagcttaacatatcaattggcatttaaaatttttggatacaaaatcaataaatattttaagtatttttggtgatttgagtataccttaactatttcagatatttacttttgactatctatatatattttcaagtatttaaaccaatttaaaagtataattcttgatgttttatatacgttaaatctaaatataattaaatatataagtatccgaatacttcggttcggatcagatttggatctctaaataataaaactttgaataatttgaatatttaatcaatttatgttcgggtttggtactatattttcggatcggtaTCGAGTCTGTTCTTCGGATTCATTTTGCCAaaccctaataattacatgaaaaacaaatatcaacatattttcaaaatatacatccgTGCAGGCGCGCAGattaaatattaacatattttttaaaatattttgctatcaattttggttcgggtttggtatTACACTTTCAGATCAAGATCGGTTTCGTTcttcagattttgatttttttcaagcactaatattaacataaaaaataagtagcaaaatatttttgaaaaatacacccgcgcgggtgcgcgggttaaaatctagtttgGTATTATAGTTCATGAACATATATGCTATTGTGTCGCGTGACCAGATGCATATATTGATGGTTTTTCTGTTTTGGTATGTGTATTGTTTGCAGATATGGCGCCACCCATTGAGATTGCTGCTACCAAGAGCTATGCTGAGAAACAGGTTTCACTTCCTCTGCTTAATGAGAGGATTCTTTCGTCCATGACCCATAGATCGGTTGCTGCACACCCGTGGCATGATCTTGAGATAGGTATGCAGCTATTTAACGTAACGGTTCATTCTTTTGTACAGGTTCTTTGCTTCTAATACTAACAActgtttactttttattttgctTTGTTTTATAGGACCTGAAGCGCCAATAATCTTCAACTGTGTAAGTATATTTTGGCAACGTTCTTGATATTTTAGGTTGCAAAAAGCATAAGGAttgataagttttttattatCACAAAAAATAACTGGCATTTTGGGTATATGGGAGACGTTGCGCTTGTTCACTGATTCTATAGGAATGATCCTGAGATCAGGGTTTAGGCTGTTGAATGATATTAACTGATATCTATTGCCTGATTAGGAAACCTGTTTATGAGTTTAATCGTTGAGATGTTTCTTTGAGAATCATTAACAAAGCATGGTGAGGTATTATTTATTGCAGGTGGTTGAGATAGGAAAAGGGAGCAAGGTGAAGTATGAACTCGACAAAACTACGGGTCTCATCAAGGTATTAGCTTCATTGCAACAACTTTTGTTCACTGTCCTTTTCACTACTAGAGCCTGGCCATGGTTTAAAACATTACATATTGTTTTCAGGTTGACCGTATTCTTTACTCGTCTGTCGTGTACCCACACAACTATGGGTTCATTCCGCGTACCCTTTGTGAGGACAATGACCCTATTGATGTTCTTGTCATTATGCAGGTAATCTCTTCTTTTTTATCCCATGAAACGTTGAGAACTTgtataatttatcaaataatgtttttattgtttCATATGTGCCTCTGTTAAGCTTCGAGGAGGCTCAGTAGCTCAGCGTTTAGCTATAGGCTCTCCTGTATGTAGCCTAGGACTTAATGTAATGTAGCAGAGTAGAGATGATGTTGCATCGGTTATAAACCATTTAGTGAGAGCTAGGCTTACATAGGTGTCTACTAATCAGTTTGGTCTGGTCAAACTGAGCTAGAAAAGCTGTTTGACAGCTTATATATGTAACAGTACACAGCTTCTTTTAGTCTGTCTTTTTTGACCATTAGAAAATACGTGAATCATGTTGTATTTGGTCTACAGGAACCAGTGATCCCTGGATGCTTTCTCCGGGCCAAAGCTATTGGTCTTATGCCAATGATTGATcaggttaaaaaaataaacatcctTCAATGTATGTGTGTCATCTTTTGTAAAACCATAATCTATTGAACGTAGATGCTGTTTTATGCTTTAAAAAGGGTGAGAAAGACGACAAGATCATTGCTGTGTGCGCTGACGATCCAGAGTATCGCCATTACAATGACATCAAAGAGCTTCCTCCTCATCGTCTGGCTGAGATCCGCCGTTTCTTTGAAGACTGTGAGTGttctttcttcatcttctttcaaCCTTTGGTTCTCTAGGGGATGGTATAAGATTAGGGGTGAATCAAAACTAAACCTGCCCATGACACATCCGTATATGAGACTCATACATACTCTTGGATTCCTGTCACAGATAAGAAAAACGAGAACAAAGAAGTAGCAGTTAACGACTTCCTTCCAGCAACCGCAGCCTACGAAGCAGTTCAGCATTCCATGTAAGCATTTTTATAAAGCTCACTGTTATATAGATCTCATATACAACGCAAAACATTGTTTCATAGAATAGCTAAATAATAACTCCTTTTGTGACATGTAGGGATCTCTATGCGGATTACGTCATGGAAACCTTGAGACGGTGATCTCTTTCACCACCACCCAAGCAAGCAATAAAGAAAGAACGTTTGCAAGTGCATTTTCACATTGTGTTTTGCTTGGCAAATGTGAAGTGTATACAAGAGTATAAATACTTACATATAATATGTTAGGATTCTCATTGGATATGTCCTTTTGTTGAATCCAGTAGATGATGCcgaaaaaacaaattcaaagaaACTAAGAACGTTGGTATTCTTTTACGGTTTTACCCattttgtttgttctttttCACTTGTGTATCTTTTTACCCACGGTAAAATGTTTTCTTATTCTTCGTCGTTATTACCATTATACCCTTATCCTGTACGAAATTACCTATTTACCCCTTGTTTACATCTAAAACCCTTATCGACCCCTAAAACCACTCGACGAACAAggagggaggaggaggaagaagatcgATTCGCGATTCCGCAACCATGAGCTCCTTCAATGGAAGCAGCAATATGGACAACCTTCTACTCCAAACCCTACTTGGACGCCTCCAGATTCGTcctcctcttctctctcaaTCCCTAGAGGACCTCCTCTTCAAACCCGACGACAGCGACGTCGACGACGACGGAGATGATCGGAGCAGTCTCGATCGGGAAGAAGCTAGGCtggagaaggagctaatccgcGTCATCGTCTCGGGTCGAGTCGATTCTCTGAAGCCGAACTCAGGGCAGGCGGTGACGGTTAACGAGCACCACATCTGCGTTGGGTTTCATGAGGATGAGGAATCGGATTATCGTGTGTGGGAGTGGCACGGGCATATCATGCTTTTTGATGAAGAGAATGGGTATACGCCGGAGTATATCTATGGGAATTACTTCGAGAGGTTGCCGGTGAAGCTGCCGAAGAAGAAGGAAGCGaaagaggaggaggatgaggTTGAGAATTTGGGTCTGAGAGAGCTGATTGATGGTGGAGATGCTGCTGCTCGTGGTAGGGTTGTTCACAGGAACATCAACATCGGTTCCTCAAGGTTGGTTTCTCATGATTTTTACTGTTAGCTTGGTAATAAGACGGATACAAGTGTGGTTAGCTACCTACCTTTAATGTTATTTAAAAGTCTGATTCACTCTAGCttcttcaataatttttttttgaaattttaagacAGTAATTTCTGATAGAAGgacaaaaaaaatggaaactGGTAGTGTTTAGTCAGTTCCTAGAGCACATGTTTTGGTTACAGGAAAGTTCAATGTTTGGTTGTGGCCGTTGCATTTGGAATATGGTCATTTCACATATGATCAGTTAGTTCTTCTCATTTCATATAGAATGTTTGCAACTTTTCTTCACATTGCCTAGTTTATATCTGTGTATGGTTGCTTCCCAACTACGATCAAAACCCATGTTTCATATTCAAAGTCTGGCTTTGTTATTATTGCCTCCATGTCATTGCAAAGGTTGCGTTTTATTAATTGCTCTACTGCTGCTCCGCTTTGCTGACACACAATTTAGTGTTCACGGTATGAATAGTAAGACTTGGTATCCAAATCTTTTGCGTTCGCATACAGTTCACTATAGTTTCCAATGGTTTTTTCTTTTGCCAAGAAAACTCATTGACGATCTTGAGTACCATGtggaaaattattaatttcaaTACTATATGATGTCCGTAGACGCCCAGATAGATATGCTTTGCCAAATTAAGTTCTAAGGCAATACACATTAGATTT is part of the Brassica rapa cultivar Chiifu-401-42 chromosome A09, CAAS_Brap_v3.01, whole genome shotgun sequence genome and harbors:
- the LOC103841287 gene encoding soluble inorganic pyrophosphatase 4, coding for MAPPIEIAATKSYAEKQVSLPLLNERILSSMTHRSVAAHPWHDLEIGPEAPIIFNCVVEIGKGSKVKYELDKTTGLIKVDRILYSSVVYPHNYGFIPRTLCEDNDPIDVLVIMQEPVIPGCFLRAKAIGLMPMIDQGEKDDKIIAVCADDPEYRHYNDIKELPPHRLAEIRRFFEDYKKNENKEVAVNDFLPATAAYEAVQHSMDLYADYVMETLRR
- the LOC103841288 gene encoding uncharacterized protein LOC103841288 — translated: MSSFNGSSNMDNLLLQTLLGRLQIRPPLLSQSLEDLLFKPDDSDVDDDGDDRSSLDREEARLEKELIRVIVSGRVDSLKPNSGQAVTVNEHHICVGFHEDEESDYRVWEWHGHIMLFDEENGYTPEYIYGNYFERLPVKLPKKKEAKEEEDEVENLGLRELIDGGDAAARGRVVHRNINIGSSRA